The Naumovozyma castellii chromosome 4, complete genome genome contains a region encoding:
- the SSK22 gene encoding mitogen-activated protein kinase kinase kinase SSK22 (ancestral locus Anc_6.341), whose protein sequence is MSDQDYFSFHANDDSLYRFNHTKKPASSRVTSPGSAPNTAVQETHSPNTGSPITPISPGGTHIQHLYLHPPSNDAYLLSNQPLSPNGSSTNLLRVNRRPSNNRSQSNHQVVQQQVLHYPLGSNSSSAQSSRRTSLASATTNPNIHQSMHSSPNKNSKFNKIPKALSPTRSSSSSSERTFSNSASDSNLTTPTLIIPPDLASLKTHTTSSVTTPQHLHKTPHSHLNQTSNASISTISQLTNSSLNNIPTPTPNTNAVTSKLESLSSTPSTRSIMLANNASSKSFKKQYVLNEKIYLEKMKNNITDDDYYTRGIAPSPMLDDDLDTDEDLDLDFDDLLNNNNERKNGRGRSTSNVGTTGSSSIPSPERNNPDENINNSNRTGQSNQDDLEFGTNLFTTTYNNVRNDKNLVAMSSKYLLQRLEWLRTVDPNNLEITQIFEKIHDVTKNLSASNDQNDDIINGQYDAAIENTQKNYVSQLSEHPLVMERFKWQAMLSNVLKGDIVKNEKSKIASQVKKPRLNSQFSDEIWLELKAWMNGRNSEDLLKSLKILRDSTDVLFQEILDFKVPDGTSDCEIEMILTTLLKKYYKAVNYWPNLKKMSEDKPIIDSEEFTYRIDAMNSWLNFKKNFQIKIDTLKEWVGNDELNVLTPNDPPLHQIDNYTRSFAEQVMKEKDIETIFQKKIFFSLAPWILKSKVFFSHYELTLRSLNLTYPNEQLELLLMFPIRLVKEIILIRLQYAKKLKNPTMMMIDQMIDDFSSYIRLSVQLKYTVNKYCEGWSFNVTLDPEFDNTVIEAIRYLFKLFNLKLLDSNKKSFKTFKEPELILKYWDELKNIGHYIDNAGVLIAAEFIKVTLRLLHRLHTYLLEQQNTPPPFQTTNDAERWLTEIFENLGSMKRKLNRFKNVLTKAFQNSANYKVEDHQQLLRSLSDSGHFLIYSGGDLEQNGVYLIGSPELLGCDDDDILRILNNSDIGCDLIPKLEIKNSLTLYNVFQDGWDPNTMIVQGTDSNGISYYYVKNELDVPHQNRIFSNTSRTNISMEKDEYHDSEREMLELEMELHSLGYILILTPQEPMLWEGKMYNLSKDRVIKLDDLHVKLSSNQLVLMNQGSSYALEYQCDRFQQITEGNVLLLNRRCSFDFVENDLQKINKSYFRFTYSVLNNYSKVVTTFKRVCPANELLNSIFLFARDFGRNFLRTNVANFEKKSVIILLMIRLSVGWLSFLVEDCNPTDQRTFRWCVPAMEFAMQMTSGYNILGLTDSQFRSLKRRIAACMSLLISHFDVMGARSNEAEKTNQQTRLNIDIQDDVDEDSMLELNSQFRLRAIKELEKSSKRNPHQIGKVLDDTDKGNKYLSSLASSISNLSIRWQKRNFIGGGTFGTVYSAVNLDNGEILAVKEIKIQDSKTMKKIFPLVKEEMTVLEMLNHPNIVQYYGVEVHRDKVNIFMEYCEGGSMASLLEHGRIEDEMVTQVYTLELLEGLAYLHQAGVVHRDIKPENILLDFNGIIKYVDFGAARKIAKNGTKVTNINSKSKDDDEPDEKDTEGGANSVHDMLGTPMYMAPESITGYKNKTKFGSDDIWSFGCVVLEMITGRRPWANLDNEWAIIYHVAAGQTPQLPYPNEVSPAGRRFLQRCLVQDPIKRATAVELLMDPWIVEIREAAFGPSENDSKATEVDTPITEATQSQQMHTEL, encoded by the coding sequence ATGTCTGACCAAGATTATTTTAGTTTTCATGCAAACGACGATTCTCTTTACCGTTTCAATCATACAAAGAAACCGGCATCCTCAAGGGTAACTTCACCGGGTTCTGCACCAAATACAGCAGTTCAAGAAACACATTCTCCGAACACTGGCAGTCCAATTACTCCCATAAGTCCTGGTGGAACACATATACAACATTTATATTTACATCCGCCCTCTAATGATGCTTACTTATTATCAAATCAACCTCTTTCTCCTAATGGCAGCAGTACAAACTTACTTCGAGTTAATAGGAGACCGTCCAACAACAGATCTCAATCCAATCATCAGGTAGTACAACAACAAGTGCTACACTATCCGCTCGGTTCAAATAGTTCCTCTGCCCAATCAAGCAGAAGGACATCCTTGGCAAGTGCAACTACCAACCCCAACATACATCAATCTATGCATTCATCACCTAACAAGAATagtaaatttaataaaataccAAAGGCCCTGTCTCCAACGAGatcatcctcatcctcatctGAAAGAACCTTCTCTAATTCCGCATCAGATTCTAACCTCACTACTCCAACTTTGATAATACCGCCAGATTTGGCATCGTTGAAGACACATACGACGTCTAGTGTTACTACTCCTCAGCATTTACATAAAACACCACATTCGCATCTCAATCAAACATCCAATGCATCCATCTCAACAATTTCTCAATTGACAAACTCATCTCtgaataatattccaaCCCCAACTCCAAACACAAATGCCGTTACCTCAAAACTCGAATCCCTGTCCTCGACACCATCGACCAGATCCATCATGCTAGCTAATAATGCAAGTTCTAAATCATTCAAGAAACAATACGtcttgaatgaaaaaatatatctggaaaagatgaaaaataatatcactGATGATGACTATTATACGCGTGGTATTGCACCCTCTCCAATGTTGGATGATGATCTAGATACAGACGAAGATTTAGACTTAGATTTTGATGACTTactaaataataataatgaaaggAAAAACGGAAGAGGCCGAAGTACAAGCAATGTTGGGACCACCGGAAGTTCTAGCATTCCTTCTCCTGAAAGGAACAATCctgatgaaaatattaataatagtaatagGACTGGGCAATCAAATCAAGATGACTTGGAATTTGGAACAAATCTCTTCACCACTACTTACAATAATGTCAGAAATGATAAAAATCTTGTAGCAATGagttcaaaatatttattgcAACGTTTAGAATGGCTAAGAACGGTTGATCCAAACAATCTTGAAATAACTCagatttttgaaaagatacATGATGTCACTAAAAATCTATCCGCATCAAATGACCAAAATGACGATATAATTAATGGTCAATACGATGCTGCTATTGAAAACACTCAGAAAAATTATGTCTCACAATTATCAGAACATCCATTAGTCATGGAACGTTTTAAATGGCAGGCAATGCTATCAAATGTTTTAAAAGGTGATATCgtgaaaaatgaaaagagcAAAATAGCAAGTCAAGTTAAAAAACCAAGATTAAATAGCCAATTTTCCGATGAAATTTGGTTAGAATTAAAGGCATGGATGAATGGTAGAAATAGTGAAGATTTGTTAAAATCtctgaaaatattaagagaTTCAACAGATGtattatttcaagaaattttggaTTTTAAAGTTCCAGATGGCACGTCAGATTGTGAGATAGAGATGATTTTGACGACATTGTTAAAAAAGTATTATAAAGCCGTGAATTATTGGccaaatttgaagaaaatgagTGAGGATAAACCTATTATAGATTCAGAAGAATTTACCTACAGGATAGATGCCATGAATAGTTGGCTAAAttttaagaagaattttcaaataaagatAGATACTTTGAAAGAATGGGTGGGCAATGACGAATTAAATGTGCTGACACCCAATGATCCTCCATTACATCAAATTGACAACTACACAAGATCATTCGCAGAACAAGTTATGAAGGAGAAGGATATTGAAacaatctttcaaaagaaaatcttcttttctctGGCTCCCTGGATATTGAAATCAAAAGTATTCTTCTCACATTATGAACTTACATTACGCAGTTTAAACCTAACATATCCAAACGAACAATTAGAACTACTATTGATGTTCCCAATACGGCTggttaaagaaattatctTGATCAGATTACAATATGccaagaaattaaagaatccTACCATGATGATGATTGATCAAATGATTGACGATTTTAGCTCGTACATTCGTCTATCCGttcaattaaaatataCAGTCAACAAGTACTGTGAAGGATGGTCCTTTAATGTTACCTTGGATcctgaatttgataatactGTTATTGAAGCAATTCGCTACCTAttcaaattgtttaatttgaaattactAGATTCCAAcaaaaaatcatttaagACCTTTAAGGAGCCAGAACTTATCTTGAAATACTGGGATGAGCTGAAAAATATTGGCCACTATATTGATAATGCTGGGGTATTGATAGCAGCAGAGTTTATCAAAGTAACTTTAAGATTGTTGCATAGGCTCCATACTTACCTTTTGGAACAGCAGAATACACCACCTCCATTTCAAACAACAAATGATGCAGAAAGATGGCTTACcgaaatttttgaaaatttaggCTCTATGAAAAGGAAGTTAAACAGATTTAAAAATGTTTTAACCAAAgcatttcaaaattcagCTAATTATAAAGTAGAAGATCATCAACAATTGCTAAGAAGCTTGAGTGATTCAGGACATTTTCTTATATATTCCGGTGGTGACTTGGAACAAAACGGAGTTTACTTGATTGGGAGCCCCGAATTATTAGGCtgtgatgatgatgacatCTTAAGGATCTTAAATAATAGTGATATTGGATGTGACTTGATACCAAAGTtagaaatcaaaaatagCTTGACCTTATACAATGTGTTCCAAGATGGGTGGGATCCAAACACGATGATCGTTCAAGGTACTGATTCGAATGGTATTTCCTATTACTATgtaaaaaatgaattggatgTGCCACATCAAAACAGAATTTTTTCGAATACGAGCAGAACCAATATCAGTATGGAAAAGGATGAGTACCATGACTCAGAGAGGGAGATGCTAGAACTTGAAATGGAATTACATTCTTTAGGTTATATTCTGATTTTAACGCCACAGGAGCCAATGCTATGGGAAGGAAAAATGTACAATCTCTCCAAGGATAGAGTCATAAAGTTGGATGATCTTCATGTaaaattatcttcaaatcaattGGTTCTAATGAACCAAGGATCCAGTTATGCCCTAGAATACCAATGTGATAGATTTCAGCAGATTACTGAGGGGAatgttttattattgaatcGCCGTTGTTCCTTTGATTTTGTAGAGAATGATCTTCAGAAGATTAATAAGTCTTATTTCAGATTCACATACAGTGTTTTGAATAATTATTCGAAAGTGGTAACTACATTTAAAAGGGTTTGTCCTgctaatgaattattgaatagtattttcttatttgcCAGAGattttggaagaaatttcttgaGAACAAATGTGgccaattttgaaaaaaaatctgTTATTATCCTGTTAATGATCAGACTAAGCGTGGGCTGGCTTTCGTTTCTTGTTGAAGATTGTAATCCTACTGATCAGCGAACATTCAGGTGGTGTGTTCCTGCAATGGAATTTGCCATGCAAATGACTAGTGGTTATAATATCTTAGGATTAACTGACTCGCAGTTTAgatctttgaaaagaagaattgcCGCCTGCATGTCGTTACTTATCAGTCACTTTGATGTTATGGGTGCAAGATCAAATGAGGCGGAAAAGACCAATCAACAGACAAGATTGAATATTGATATACAAGATGATGTTGACGAAGATTCTATGTTAGAATTGAATTCACAGTTCAGGTTAAGAGCTATCAAGGAACTGGAAAAAAGTTCTAAAAGAAATCCACATCAAATAGGGAAAGTGTTAGATGACACCGATAAAGGTAATAAATACTTGTCATCACTAGCGTCGTCAATATCGAATCTGTCAATAAGATGGCAAAAGAGAAACTtcattggtggtggtaCTTTTGGGACTGTTTATTCAGCGGTCAACTTAGATAATGGTGAAATCTTAGCTGTTAAAGAGATAAAAATACAGGATAGCAAGACtatgaagaagatatttcCCTTAGTAAAAGAGGAAATGACAGTACTAGAAATGTTGAACcatccaaatattgttcAATACTACGGTGTTGAAGTACACAGGGATAAGGTTAATATCTTCATGGAATACTGTGAAGGCGGGTCTATGGCAAGTTTATTAGAACATGGTCgtattgaagatgaaatggtGACACAAGTTTATACTTTAGAATTATTGGAGGGATTAGCTTATCTTCACCAAGCAGGAGTTGTTCATCGTGACATTAAACCCGAAAACATATTACTAGACTTCAATGGCATTATAAAATATGTTGATTTTGGGGCCGCCAGAAAAATTGCAAAGAATGGGACCAAAGTTACCAACATTAACAGCAAGTCcaaggatgatgatgaaccTGATGAAAAGGATACAGAGGGTGGTGCAAACAGTGTACATGATATGTTAGGAACCCCCATGTATATGGCACCTGAATCAATTACAGGttataaaaacaaaacGAAATTTGGATCTGATGATATATGGTCATTTGGCTGTGTTGTGTTAGAGATGATTACAGGAAGGAGACCTTGGGCTAATCTTGATAATGAATGGGCAATTATTTACCATGTTGCAGCTGGGCAAACTCCACAGTTACCGTATCCTAATGAAGTATCACCTGCAGGCAGGAGATTTTTACAAAGATGCCTTGTTCAAGATCCAATTAAGAGAGCAACCGCTGTTGAGTTATTGATGGACCCCTGGATTGTTGAAATCAGGGAGGCTGCATTTGGGCCTTCCGAAAACGATAGCAAGGCTACTGAAGTAGACACCCCGATAACAGAAGCTACACAGAGTCAACAAATGCATACAGAACTATAA
- the RSA4 gene encoding Rsa4p (ancestral locus Anc_6.340): MATVIPPPSKKQRREAQKPREVPLTPRDLPHVSIKFQALDTGENVGGSLRVPGDITEKQLEELLNQLNGNSDDPVPYTFSCDVAGKKPTDPIQPIDITDNLYSSILKPGYRTTEDIITLIYTPRAVFKVKPVTRSSSAIAGHGSTILCSAFAPNTSSRMVTGAGDNTARIWDCDTQTPKATLTGHFNWVLCVSYCPNGEVIATGSMDNTIRLWDSKDGKPLGDALRGHLKWITSLAWEPIHLVKPGESPRLASASKDGTIRIWDITRRVCLYTMSGHTNSVSCIKWSGQGIIYSGSHDKTVRVWDMNADGKCINILKSHAHWVNHLSLSTDYALRVGAFDHTGAQPASAKDARDKALANYEKVVKKNGKLEELMVTASDDFTMFLWNPLKSNKPIARMTGHQKLVNHVAFSPDGRYIVSASFDNSIKLWDGRDGKFISTFRGHVASVYQVAWSADCRLLVSCSKDTTLKVWDVRTRKLSVDLPGHKDEVYTVDWSVDGKRVCSGGKDKMVRIWTH, translated from the coding sequence ATGGCTACTGTAATTCCACCACCATCTaagaaacaaagaagaGAGGCTCAGAAGCCTCGTGAGGTTCCATTGACACCAAGAGATCTACCTCATGTCTCTATTAAATTTCAAGCATTAGATACAGGTGAAAATGTAGGTGGGTCTCTGAGAGTACCAGGTGATATCACTGAGAAGCAATTAGAAGAGTTATTAAATCAGTTGAATGGTAATTCAGACGATCCAGTACCTTACACTTTTAGTTGTGACGTTGCTGGTAAGAAACCCACAGATCCAATTCAGCCTATTGACATCACAGATAATTTATATTCTTCGATATTGAAACCTGGATATCGTACCACAGAAGATATAATTACTTTGATCTATACACCAAGAGCTGTGTTCAAAGTTAAGCCTGTTACTAGAAGTTCATCAGCCATCGCGGGCCATGGTTCCACAATATTGTGCTCTGCCTTTGCACCAAATACAAGTTCCAGGATGGTTACCGGTGCTGGTGATAATACTGCCCGTATTTGGGACTGTGACACTCAAACTCCAAAGGCAACTTTGACAGGTCATTTTAATTGGGTCCTATGTGTCTCTTACTGTCCAAATGGTGAAGTGATAGCGACAGGGTCCATGGATAACACTATTAGACTTTGGGACTCCAAAGATGGGAAACCATTGGGTGATGCTTTGAGAGGTCATCTTAAATGGATTACCTCTTTGGCTTGGGAACCTATCCATCTGGTAAAACCTGGTGAAAGCCCAAGATTGGCGTCAGCTTCCAAAGATGGTACCATTAGAATCTGGGATATAACTAGAAGAGTTTGTCTTTATACCATGAGTGGACATACTAATTCAGTATCATGTATTAAATGGAGTGGTCAAGGGATTATATACTCTGGTTCTCATGATAAAACTGTGAGAGTTTGGGATATGAATGCTGATGGGAAATGTatcaatattcttaaatCACATGCACATTGGGTTAATcatctttcattatcaacTGATTATGCTCTAAGAGTGGGTGCCTTTGATCATACAGGTGCTCAACCTGCCTCTGCTAAAGATGCAAGAGACAAAGCTTTAGCTAATTACGAAAAAGTagtaaagaaaaatgggaaattaGAGGAATTAATGGTAACTGCTAGTGATGATTTTACCATGTTTCTTTGGAATCCATTGAAGTCTAATAAACCTATTGCCAGAATGACAGGTCACCAAAAATTGGTAAATCATGTGGCATTTAGTCCAGATGGAAGATACATTGTCTCTGCATCATTTGACAACTCTATAAAATTATGGGATGGTAGAGATGGTAAGTTTATTTCTACGTTCAGAGGCCATGTGGCCAGTGTCTATCAAGTAGCATGGTCCGCAGATTGTAGACTACTGGTATCTTGTTCTAAAGATACAACATTAAAGGTTTGGGATGTTAGGACGAGAAAGTTATCTGTTGATTTACCAGGACACAAGGATGAAGTCTACACGGTGGATTGGAGTGTTGATGGTAAACGTGTCTGTAGTGGTGGTAAAGATAAAATGGTAAGAATATGGACCCATTAG
- the SOL2 gene encoding Sol2p (ancestral locus Anc_6.345), protein MTTCVPKVFAFHEFSDVAEAVADYVVYAQNIALRPKESNNNSKRPSISSTSVVNNGNNLNAPMDGLSLDKSSRSSSRSSSTTSASTSISHQSTVTVNKLKRPKEIRFKIAISGGSLIQVLHEGLLKRTDIRWDKWDIYFADERLVPFESSESNYGQSKRKILDLIDTEKYGTPNVFHIDESLIDDPQECADAYEKVLIKGFAGRDSVKLPMFDLFLLGCAPDGHIASLFPNFQDNLREKYAWVVPVENAPSGPSNRISLTIPIICHSHRVSFVVEGAVKAPIIKTIMERPEKGLPSSIVNEGAAGRVSWFVDDDALNDVFVLKKKYKFREVGSSNTTT, encoded by the coding sequence ATGACTACGTGTGTTCCCAAAGTCTTCGCATTCCATGAGTTCTCGGACGTGGCAGAAGCTGTAGCAGACTACGTTGTCTATGCTCAGAATATCGCCCTCAGACCAAAGGAAAGCAATAACAATAGCAAGAGACCATCAATCTCCTCCACCAGTGTCGTAAACAATGGTAACAACCTTAATGCTCCAATGGATGGATTGAGTCTGGATAAATCATCGCGTTCTTCATCTAGATCCTCGTCCACTACCTCCGCATCCACATCCATATCTCATCAAAGTACAGTCACcgtaaataaattaaagagaCCCAAAGAGATTAGATTCAAGATTGCTATTTCAGGTGGGTCTTTAATCCAAGTGCTCCATGAGGGGTTATTAAAGAGGACGGATATTAGATGGGATAAATGGGATATTTATTTCGCAGATGAAAGATTAGTACCATTTGAATCATCTGAAAGTAATTATGGTCAatcaaagaggaaaatttTGGATTTAATTGATACAGAGAAATATGGGACTCCGAACGTTTTCCATATCGATGAATCCCTTATTGATGATCCTCAAGAGTGTGCTGATGCCTATGAAAAAGTTCTCATTAAGGGATTTGCTGGTAGAGACTCTGTGAAACTACCGATGTTCGATTTGTTTTTATTAGGATGTGCACCTGATGGGCACATAGCATCTTTATTCCCCAATTTCCAAGATAATTTAAGAGAGAAATATGCCTGGGTAGTCCCCGTAGAGAATGCACCCAGTGGACCATCCAATAGAATTTCATTGACCATCCCAATAATTTGTCATTCTCATCGTGTTAGTTTCGTAGTGGAAGGTGCCGTGAAGGCCCCCATTATTAAGACTATCATGGAGAGACCTGAAAAGGGATTACCAAGTAGTATTGTTAACGAAGGTGCCGCTGGTCGTGTATCTTGGTTtgtggatgatgatgcaTTGAATGACGTTTTCgtgctgaagaagaagtataAATTCAGAGAAGTAGGCTCCTCTAATACAACAACCTaa
- the ERS1 gene encoding cystinosin-like protein ERS1 (ancestral locus Anc_6.346), whose product MPLTIDGLLGTVYVTAWSVSMYPPIITNCRLRSSKGISFDFIMLNSVGYFYLVCSLFLQYFFWDDLEAVGEKLVEKPKVSGFDLWYCMHGFVLNLVLWSQVRYPAQLWHFDYSTTYRKMKPGYSRLLCGSLACFALMTVNFIYGGPWDNKRMLQYCNQLFLLKISMSLVKYIPQVVYNFDRKTMVGFAIQGVFLDVTGGVASLGQLFYQLARDKDGLSLDILLTNFGKIGLGLVTLVFNFIFISQWFIYDYSKRKSIPLPLSKETDQLKG is encoded by the coding sequence ATGCCATTAACCATCGATGGACTGCTAGGAACCGTATACGTGACGGCATGGTCCGTGTCCATGTACCCTCCCATTATAACGAACTGCCGGTTGCGGAGTTCCAAAGGGATCTCCTTCGATTTCATCATGCTGAACTCAGTCGGTTATTTTTATCTGGTATGTTCGCTATTCCTACAATACTTCTTCTGGGACGATCTAGAGGCTGTCGGTGAGAAACTGGTGGAGAAACCCAAAGTTTCCGGATTCGACTTATGGTACTGTATGCATGGATTCGTTTTAAATCTGGTTCTTTGGTCACAGGTGAGATATCCCGCTCAATTGTGGCATTTTGACTATTCTACGACGTATAGAAAGATGAAGCCAGGGTACTCACGTTTATTATGCGGGTCATTGGCATGCTTTGCATTGATGACGGTCAATTTCATATATGGTGGGCCCTGGGATAACAAGAGAATGTTACAATATTGTAATCAGTTGTTCCTGTTGAAGATTTCCATGTCGTTGGTGAAATATATCCCACAAGTAGTATACAATTTTGATAGGAAAACCATGGTTGGATTTGCCATACAGGGTGTTTTCTTGGATGTTACAGGTGGTGTTGCATCATTGGGACAACTGTTCTATCAATTGGCTAGAGATAAAGATGGCCTTTCCCTTGACATATTATTGACTaattttggaaagattGGATTGGGGCTCGTTACTTTagtattcaattttatattcatttcACAATGGTTCATATATGATTACTCCAAGAGGAAAAGTATTCCTTTACCCTTGTCTAAAGAGACTGATCAATTAAAAGGATAG
- the EGO2 gene encoding Ego2p (ancestral locus Anc_6.348), whose amino-acid sequence MGLSDSVIPEVEGTLIFDDKKNIIDATDIGEQRLKEITDLLDAKLNADGYGFLEDDHGYQVQLWGEDDKRIALFIKKPDILQA is encoded by the coding sequence atgGGTTTGTCAGACAGTGTTATTCCAGAAGTCGAGGGGACTTTGATCTTCGAtgacaagaaaaatataatcGATGCTACAGACATTGGGGAGCAGAGGTTGAAAGAGATAACGGATTTGTTGGATGCTAAATTGAACGCCGATGGGTATGGATTCCTGGAGGACGATCATGGCTACCAGGTGCAATTATGGGGGGAGGACGACAAGAGAATCGCCTTGTTCATTAAGAAGCCTGACATCTTACAGGCGTAA
- the FUB1 gene encoding Fub1p (ancestral locus Anc_6.349) → MSLITINNKLSLTVYLLTKTLGVSKDITEFQAQSTLVKASFQLRTNDMDEEVKNTYSIIANEIESHKLCSIMIYQDDKVIDQGIFNYYTDFHISKDCSFPMDPATLQIPTGFDVAKLCAKFSAHLETFQGLTTRRVTEQQYQSQEVRNPLNITPLNPYGTTPLASGEDLVPHRQPPPIINKPLADLPKFEDEYEIHRDSTISPFPGLSLNPAPAGSGPGSHNYGDDDLYPTGEKHPNLNDPLGMARQKPPQPPNIGGTGGMIFDPFHNKNNDNDNNNNNKGPGWIPGARFDDPYGRPPNPPSGGSGSGGFFNGFI, encoded by the coding sequence ATGAGTCTCATTaccattaataataagcTGTCATTGACCGTATATCTGTTAACTAAAACACTTGGTGTCTCTAAAGACATAACGGAGTTTCAAGCTCAATCTACCCTAGTGAAGGCATCGTTTCAATTGAGAACCAATGACATGGATGAAGAGGTTAAAAACACATATAGCATCATTGCTAATGAGATTGAAAGTCATAAATTGTGCTCCATTATGATATATCAGGATGATAAGGTAATAGATCAAGGGATCTTCAATTACTACACAGATTTCCATATCTCTAAAGATTGTTCATTCCCAATGGATCCAGCAACACTACAAATACCAACCGGGTTTGATGTGGCAAAATTATGTGCCAAATTTAGTGCCCATTTGGAAACTTTCCAAGGACTAACGACCAGGAGGGTTACTgaacaacaatatcaatCACAAGAGGTAAGGAATCCACTGAATATTACACCTTTAAACCCTTATGGAACCACACCATTAGCAAGCGGGGAAGATCTAGTTCCTCATCGTCAACCTCCACCAATAATCAACAAACCATTAGCAGATTTACcgaaatttgaagatgagtATGAGATACATAGGGATTCCACCATCTCACCATTCCCCGGGTTATCATTGAATCCTGCACCAGCTGGTTCAGGTCCAGGTTCACATAACTACGGAGATGATGACTTGTATCCAACGGGTGAGAAGCACccaaatttaaatgatCCATTGGGTATGGCAAGACAAAAACCACCACAACCACCAAACATTGGGGGAACTGGTGGTATGATTTTTGATCCATTCCATAACAAGAATAACGATAatgacaataataataataacaagGGACCTGGATGGATTCCCGGTGCCAGATTTGATGATCCCTATGGCAGACCACCGAATCCACCTAGTGGCGGTAGTGGTAGTGGTGGGTTCTTTAATGGGTTCATCTGA
- the NCE101 gene encoding Nce101p (ancestral locus Anc_1.129) — translation MQREKVIYYHQRRTRQKMVKQVPYLLGRFMDPLLAIVIGTTSYYLYETRTTRDQPTRRSLLHLLERNYSGSH, via the exons ATGCAAAGGGAGAAAGTTATATACTATCATCAGAGAAGGACACGACAGAAAATGGTTAAACAAGTACCATATCTACTAGGAAG ATTTATGGACCCATTGTTGGCCATAGTCATCGGAACCACAAGTTACTACCTCTATGAGACAAGAACAACCAGAGACCAACCGACTCGTCGCAGTCTCCTTCATCTACtagaaagaaattattctGGCTCTCATTAG